From Phycodurus eques isolate BA_2022a chromosome 1, UOR_Pequ_1.1, whole genome shotgun sequence, one genomic window encodes:
- the ifrd2 gene encoding interferon-related developmental regulator 2 isoform X2 codes for MPRSKKGKRGSTKAGVKNGAKAESGASDDELTSDVLSHYSSASEGTSVLEEGTGGEQVDEQTAQEETEDKLKQCIDNLTDKSAKTRLAALESLRLAFSSKLLYDFLTERRFTVSDCLERSLKKGGGEEQAAAATVFALLCIQLGGGDEAAEGFNILRPILTTILIDNTAGMIARQSCARALGMCCYVSAAEDGEDLIKSLSLLESVFMSSYPNREGTLPTPKPGSPGLHSAAMQAWSLLVTLCPASKLSVLLHIHLPKLQACLQSSDVNYRITAGETIALLVELGREIDEDFELEDGEGLCESLKSLATDSHKHRAKNDRRKQRSIFREVLHYIENEDFTEEKIRFGVESVYIDSWTRRRIYDSFKEVLESGVSHHLQSNPLLRDIIGLGPPVVLDAAVKANKISRFEKHLFNSAAFKARTKQRNKVRDKRADVM; via the exons ATGCCGCGAAGTAAAAAAGGGAAACGCGGCTCCACTAAAGCGG GTGTGAAAAATGGAGCGAAGGCGGAGTCGGGAGCCAGCGACGACGAGCTGACGTCGGACGTTCTCAGCCACTACAGCAGTGCCAGTGAAGGCACCTCCGTCCTAGAGGAGGGCACAG GAGGGGAGCAGGTGGACGAGCAGACTGCCCAAGAAGAAACGGAAGATAAACTCAAGCAGTGCATTGACAACCTCACGGACAAGAG TGCAAAGACTCGACTCGCGGCCCTTGAGTCCTTGCGATTGGCCTTCTCATCCAAGTTGTTGTACGACTTCCTCACAGAGAGACGCTTCACGGTCAGCGACTGCTTGGAGAGAAGCTTGAAAAAAG GCGGCGGAGAGGAGCAGGCTGCGGCCGCCACCGTCTTCGCACTGCTCTGCATTCAGCTGGGGGGAGGAGACGAGGCGGCGGAGGGCTTCAACATACTGCGCCCCATCCTGACCACCATCCTGATCGACAACACTGCCGGCATGATTGCGCGTCAAAGT TGTGCCAGAGCTCTGGGGATGTGTTGCTATGTGTCTGCTGCTGAAGACGGAGAG GACTTGATCAAGTCCTTGTCCCTGCTGGAGAGCGTGTTCATGTCTTCCTACCCCAACAGAGAGGGAACGCTGCCCACCCCCAAACCCGGCAGCCCGGGGCTCCACAGCGCCGCCATGCAGGCCTGGTCCCTACTGGTCACCCTCTGCCCCGCATCCAAACTCTCTGTCCTGCTGCACAT CCACCTCCCCAAGCTACAAGCTTGTCTGCAAAGTAGTGACGTCAACTACCGGATCACTGCGGGAGAAACCATCGCCCTGCTGGTTGAGCTGGGACGCGAGATCGATGAG GACTTTGAGTTGGAGGACGGCGAAGGTTTGTGTGAAAGTCTGAAGAGTTTAGCGACAGACAGCCACAAACATCGCGCCAAGAACGACAGGAGGAAACAGCGCTCCATCTTCAGAGAGGTTCTACACTACATTGAG AACGAGGACTTCACAGAAGAGAAGATCAGGTTCGGAGTGGAGAGCGTGTACATCGACAGCTGGACGAGGCGAAGAATTTACGACTCCTTTAAAGAGGTCCTCGAGTCCGGGGTCAGCCACCATCTGCAG TCGAACCCGCTTCTGAGAGACATCATTGGCCTCGGCCCCCCCGTCGTCCTCGACGCCGCCGTCAAAGCCAACAAGATCTCACGATTTGAGAAG CATCTTTTCAACTCGGCTGCCTTCAAGGCCAGGACGAAGCAGAGGAACAAAGTCCGGGACAAACGGGCCGACGTCATGTGA
- the ifrd2 gene encoding interferon-related developmental regulator 2 isoform X1 has product MNNKKGGKNERCGSWYQSPLKLQGRVNFSLTLNLCSDQFIGLMHGRKLGWKAEGVVRDLFQFSTYLYFKTNVHHQLTSFVPSKRPNAGGEQVDEQTAQEETEDKLKQCIDNLTDKSAKTRLAALESLRLAFSSKLLYDFLTERRFTVSDCLERSLKKGGGEEQAAAATVFALLCIQLGGGDEAAEGFNILRPILTTILIDNTAGMIARQSCARALGMCCYVSAAEDGEDLIKSLSLLESVFMSSYPNREGTLPTPKPGSPGLHSAAMQAWSLLVTLCPASKLSVLLHIHLPKLQACLQSSDVNYRITAGETIALLVELGREIDEDFELEDGEGLCESLKSLATDSHKHRAKNDRRKQRSIFREVLHYIENEDFTEEKIRFGVESVYIDSWTRRRIYDSFKEVLESGVSHHLQSNPLLRDIIGLGPPVVLDAAVKANKISRFEKHLFNSAAFKARTKQRNKVRDKRADVM; this is encoded by the exons atgaataataaaaaaggggggaaaaatgaaagATGTGGCAGTTGGTATCAAAGCCCGCTCAAATTGCAAGGGAGGGTAAATTTCTCGCTCACGTTGAATTTATGCTCTGATCAATTTATCGGATTGATGCACGGGAGAAAGCTTGGATGGAAGGCGGAAGGCGTTGTGAGAGACCTCTTTCAGTTTTCCACATATCTTTATTTCAAGACTAATGTTCATCACCAACTCACTTCCTTTGTTCCTTCTAAACGACCAAACGCAGGAGGGGAGCAGGTGGACGAGCAGACTGCCCAAGAAGAAACGGAAGATAAACTCAAGCAGTGCATTGACAACCTCACGGACAAGAG TGCAAAGACTCGACTCGCGGCCCTTGAGTCCTTGCGATTGGCCTTCTCATCCAAGTTGTTGTACGACTTCCTCACAGAGAGACGCTTCACGGTCAGCGACTGCTTGGAGAGAAGCTTGAAAAAAG GCGGCGGAGAGGAGCAGGCTGCGGCCGCCACCGTCTTCGCACTGCTCTGCATTCAGCTGGGGGGAGGAGACGAGGCGGCGGAGGGCTTCAACATACTGCGCCCCATCCTGACCACCATCCTGATCGACAACACTGCCGGCATGATTGCGCGTCAAAGT TGTGCCAGAGCTCTGGGGATGTGTTGCTATGTGTCTGCTGCTGAAGACGGAGAG GACTTGATCAAGTCCTTGTCCCTGCTGGAGAGCGTGTTCATGTCTTCCTACCCCAACAGAGAGGGAACGCTGCCCACCCCCAAACCCGGCAGCCCGGGGCTCCACAGCGCCGCCATGCAGGCCTGGTCCCTACTGGTCACCCTCTGCCCCGCATCCAAACTCTCTGTCCTGCTGCACAT CCACCTCCCCAAGCTACAAGCTTGTCTGCAAAGTAGTGACGTCAACTACCGGATCACTGCGGGAGAAACCATCGCCCTGCTGGTTGAGCTGGGACGCGAGATCGATGAG GACTTTGAGTTGGAGGACGGCGAAGGTTTGTGTGAAAGTCTGAAGAGTTTAGCGACAGACAGCCACAAACATCGCGCCAAGAACGACAGGAGGAAACAGCGCTCCATCTTCAGAGAGGTTCTACACTACATTGAG AACGAGGACTTCACAGAAGAGAAGATCAGGTTCGGAGTGGAGAGCGTGTACATCGACAGCTGGACGAGGCGAAGAATTTACGACTCCTTTAAAGAGGTCCTCGAGTCCGGGGTCAGCCACCATCTGCAG TCGAACCCGCTTCTGAGAGACATCATTGGCCTCGGCCCCCCCGTCGTCCTCGACGCCGCCGTCAAAGCCAACAAGATCTCACGATTTGAGAAG CATCTTTTCAACTCGGCTGCCTTCAAGGCCAGGACGAAGCAGAGGAACAAAGTCCGGGACAAACGGGCCGACGTCATGTGA